A region of Cataglyphis hispanica isolate Lineage 1 chromosome 6, ULB_Chis1_1.0, whole genome shotgun sequence DNA encodes the following proteins:
- the LOC126850606 gene encoding uncharacterized protein LOC126850606: MSIITNIGSEEILDITDDEIKLALCQMKGGRASNGKDGITQEMLQLDESVTLYSLNILLNKCLQTSKVYDNWQNAHLSYKKGDKLNIENYRLISLLPHSYKLLTKIIINRLTNKFDSYQPPEQARFRKDYSTIEQIQNIKTLIEKCTEYNVQIHLAFIDYSKAFDSWSYRPYLRQ, encoded by the coding sequence ATGTCCATCATCACAAATATTGGATCAGAGGAAATATTGGATATTACAGATGATGAAATTAAACTCGCTCTATGTCAAATGAAGGGCGGCCGCGCGTCGAATGGTAAGGATGGAATAACTCAAGAAATGTTACAACTTGATGAGTCTGTAACCTTATActcattaaatattcttctaaACAAATGTCTACAAACCAGTAAGGTCTATGACAACTGGCAAAATGCACATCTTTCATACAAAAAGGGAGACAAATTAAACATTGAAAACTACCGACTCATAAGCCTTCTGCCGCACTCATATAAATTACTTACTAAGATCATTATCAATAGACTAACAAACAAATTCGACTCTTATCAACCGCCAGAGCAAGCGAGATTCCGCAAAGATTATAGCACAATTGAACAAATACAAAACATCAAAACATTAATCGAAAAATGCACAGAATATAACGTACAAATCCACTTAGCATTCATTGACTACAGTAAGGCTTTCGACTCCTGGAGCTATAGGCCATATTTGAGGCAATGA